One window from the genome of Alkalihalobacillus sp. LMS6 encodes:
- a CDS encoding maltose ABC transporter substrate-binding protein: MVFKKTVGTLISGALLTSFLVGCNGGDKQETETSEPSDPNNEPTEEALVPEEGAHLVLWDNSDEEAEWASVVAEEFEAEYGVPVEVQEVGHTEASTKLETDGPAGLGADVFNSAHDHLGKMVSAGLVYENYYANDYKDTFMDAAISGTSYTDKDGNYQLYGYPIAIETYALFYNKDIVEEPPATWEELFESAKAFQDDSSGSERTFGFMMEPANFYYTHAFMAGYGGYVFGDNNTNPEDLGIDNEGAIQSGEFLKTMRDELLPLAIEDITYDVISSFFNEGNLAYRISGPWDVHNHQNAGVNFGVAPLPLLENGEAPQSYSGIKAYYVNSYSEYPMAATLLAQFASSEEMLLKRYEITGQLPPVESLIDHETIQADEISTAFLEQALEAVPMPNMPEMMSVWGPMQVAYTSIWNDDMEPEEALKSAREQIEDAIETQNR, translated from the coding sequence ATGGTGTTCAAGAAAACAGTTGGTACACTCATTTCAGGAGCATTGTTAACGAGTTTTTTAGTTGGTTGTAATGGTGGAGACAAGCAAGAGACGGAAACATCAGAACCAAGTGATCCTAATAACGAACCAACTGAAGAAGCTTTAGTGCCTGAGGAAGGCGCTCACCTTGTTCTTTGGGATAATAGCGATGAGGAAGCAGAATGGGCTTCCGTAGTAGCTGAAGAGTTTGAAGCAGAATACGGCGTGCCAGTTGAAGTACAAGAAGTCGGACATACAGAGGCTTCAACAAAATTAGAAACAGATGGACCCGCAGGACTTGGCGCCGATGTTTTTAACTCCGCCCATGATCATTTAGGAAAAATGGTCTCTGCAGGGCTTGTTTACGAGAATTATTATGCAAACGATTACAAAGACACATTTATGGATGCCGCCATTAGCGGAACATCGTATACCGATAAAGATGGAAATTATCAGCTCTATGGTTATCCGATTGCCATTGAAACGTATGCGCTTTTTTACAATAAAGACATCGTTGAAGAACCACCTGCAACATGGGAGGAGTTGTTTGAATCTGCGAAAGCATTTCAAGATGATTCTTCAGGTAGTGAGCGAACATTTGGCTTTATGATGGAGCCAGCAAACTTTTATTATACCCACGCCTTTATGGCAGGCTACGGTGGTTATGTGTTTGGCGATAATAACACGAACCCTGAAGACCTTGGAATTGATAATGAAGGCGCAATCCAGTCAGGCGAATTTTTAAAGACGATGCGTGACGAATTACTTCCACTTGCTATTGAAGATATTACGTATGATGTCATTTCATCCTTTTTCAATGAAGGGAATTTAGCTTATCGCATTTCGGGTCCTTGGGATGTGCACAATCATCAAAATGCTGGTGTGAATTTTGGTGTTGCCCCCCTTCCACTACTTGAAAACGGAGAAGCGCCGCAATCGTACTCTGGCATTAAAGCCTACTACGTAAACTCTTATAGTGAGTACCCGATGGCCGCCACATTACTTGCTCAATTTGCTTCCAGTGAAGAGATGTTGTTAAAACGCTATGAAATTACCGGGCAGCTTCCACCTGTTGAGTCGTTAATTGATCATGAAACGATTCAAGCAGATGAGATTTCAACAGCATTTTTGGAGCAGGCGTTAGAAGCGGTTCCGATGCCAAATATGCCGGAAATGATGTCTGTTTGGGGTCCTATGCAAGTTGCTTATACATCTATCTGGAATGATGACATGGAGCCAGAGGAAGCTTTAAAGTCTGCTCGCGAGCAGATTGAAGATGCCATTGAAACACAGAATCGATAG